Genomic window (Penaeus vannamei isolate JL-2024 chromosome 22, ASM4276789v1, whole genome shotgun sequence):
cGTATTAGCATCATTTGTACTACACACAAAaagacagcaacaacatcaaaaatTACAGCTAAAAAACATCATTAAATAATACCCATacagtaaaacaaagaaacatccAAATGTATTCATTTAGCTCCGACCGGCACATGCGAGAACAGCTGATCGACCCAAACAACAGCTGATCCACGTAAACAAACCTTCCTTCACCGGGCGAGTTGAAACGTTGGCTATTTATGAACAAATTTCTCACAATGTCTAAACGTATTGGTGCAGTTCTGATCGATCTGAGTGGAACAATCCATGTGGATGATGCTGTTATCCCAGGTTCCATTGAAGCTCTGAAAAAGTTAGTGAAATAGGTAAAAAAATGTCACAATGGATAAATTTTCGTGGTTGTATTTCAGGAGTGCGCCAATTCGAGTCCAGAATTAATGTGCAAAATCTACTTTTGAACAACTGTATTTGAATGTGGGTTGTTGCCCTGTTTATGTCCATTATCCATATATAGTATTTAGTaggtaaataagaaaaaacattcGCGTGTCTGCCTCAAACCACCCCAAACAGGGCGGTCTCCGTGCATATCGACTCATGAGCAAAACCCAGTTAGTCCAGAATAACCAAAGATTCTATCAGAAAATAAGTTGTTATCATAACTAGCGATTAATTAATATTTAAGGGACCTATTCAGTGTGCAGTGTATGTAAACTGGTCTTTGCTGCTGTACAAAGTGTGGACGGTGGTGATTTTTTTCACAGTTTGACGCTGCTGGCTCAGAACTGTCAAAGTAGATATTGATTGAAAACCAATATCATTAAAAATGTTGTTACATTCTAAAGCCATCATAGCTTTCTCAATATTTACCAATTTACAGAGTGCACACCTGCTGTGACAGTATTGGTTCCAATAATTGTGGGAGCAATGAAATGTGCAAGTTAAGGGAATCTTTGAGAGTAGGACCTTTTGCATACACAGAGAAAGGGAATTAATAGCCATATAAAACTACATAGGCAttaaataagagaggaagaatagtcTGTGCATTATACTTTCTTGTAATTATGGTTAATCTAAGCCTAAGTCCACTCGGTTATCAtgagtttttgttcttgttttggcaTGCGTaccaaggtgaagacaatgttttctGGGGGATGTTGGGGcgcagagccccccatcaaccctcccgtCAGGTAGTGCCTAAAGAGCACACCTAGTCATGCcaacttagattgttgaataaagttTATGACATGGAATTGGGGACAATTGTGTCTGTACTGTGAAGAATTACTGTAAATATAAGCCAGGGATTACTGATTACAGTAAAGGACCAAAGTGATACTGTGGCAATATATTTTATGCTCCAATAAAGGGTCAAGAAACCTCTATCATTTGTTTTCTGCAAAGAAAGAGCTTGTAGACCTCCCTGGGGGATATATGATTAAgaaatcaaacaagaaaaataagctgGCTTTAACTAGAATATATATTATGACCCTATTTCTGAGGTCAGACTATCCAACAACTGTATGTcaatatgaatttaaaaaatgaatcaTTTTTAATGATCTAATTAGTGTATTTTGAATAATTAAAAGTTTGTTGTACCCCATACCAGTAATTTGATATTGACTGCAGAATTCAAACAATTATCCTCTGCAAAGTTTTCCTTTTATACAGAGgtaattatatttttaaatatactgTGAATAATATGTAATTTCAATTTgaacataatatcaataaaaagatgTGTATAATTTTCATAGGATGACCTATTACTAGAggaggtaattctttacagtatggacacacTTGCCAtacttgcccccccccaccccccacccatccaccccggaaaacattgtcttcacctcggtatgcacggcaagatagagcaGTGAGTGGACTTTGGCTAAGAGTAACACTTTCCGcaacattttttcctttatttgtggcgttaCTGTTTGTGTTTGCAAAATATATCTTGTACCAACGGCTCCAACTTTTTGTCTCTTCAAGAATATTATATTCAATTTGCCCTACCTTAGTGTGGCCATACCTTACAGATTAACCATAGAGAAGGTTAAAGGAAGAAGTTGTCAATCTCTCCTAATTAaaagtaagaacacacacacacacacacacacacacacacacacacacacacacacacacacacacacacacacacacacacacacacacacacacacacacacacacatttacacacatttacacacatttacacacatttacacatttacacacttacacttacacacatacatttacacatacactctTTCACACATAAAATGAGCACAAAAAATGAAATTACCCAAATTGGccattaattatataaataacaggTAACACAGTAGGTGTCCATACAAGGCAAAATAACTGCTTATATATCAAACGATCACAGGCGtcatataatatctatgttcatagcatctCATTATATAGTGTAAACaccatatatgtagatagaataTCCAATATAAGTGATTGAATAAAGTTTTTGAATTGAATtgaacatatacttacacacacacacacacacacacacacacacacacacacacacacacacacacacacacacacacacacacacacacacacacacacacacacacacacacaaaaatgataataaaaaaatatataaataaataaataattataaagattagaAGTCATAATCTTGTTACAACAGTCATATTGATATTCCAGGTTAAGAGCAACTAATGTCAAAATCAAGTTtgttacaaatacaacaaaagaatCTAAGAGAAAACTACATGAGCGACTAAGTAGAATAGGGTTTGACATTCATAAAGATGAAATATTCACGTCACTGACTGCTGCCCGTCAGCTGATAGACAAGAGAAATTTGCGGCCATACATGCTGATTGCAGACGCAGCCAAAGAGGAATTTTGCGATCTTCCGTCTGAAAATCTCAATGCAGTTCTGGTTGGTTTAGCTCCAGAGAAGTTTAATTACGAACATTTAACAACAGCATTTCGGTGAGTATCCTTGTGAATGTCACTTTCAGATTTGTGAAAAGTGTACAATATACAGTGTGTATTTCTATAATTGTTTCATGTATGTTtggaaatattattttatttattacattGTTTAGTACAGGCATTTATTATCTCTTAAGGCATCTTTATACTTACTGCTTGTGAGTGAAGCTATTCTCAAGCTCTATGTGATATACACGGGAAATTATTCATTTGTACTATGATGGCAAACTTGTTAATTTAGAATAATACATACATCTAAAACTATACAAAACTTTCTGCGCAGATACATATTGGAAGGAGCTCAACTAATAGCTATACACAAAGCCCGCTACTATAAGCGAAGCGATGGCCTGGCTTTGGGTCCTGGAGCCTTTGTAGCAGGATTAGAGTATTCAACAGGTAAGGAAGAATTgctttgatgaaaaaaaaaaaaaaatcaagatttagACTGTATTTGCAAAAGTTAAAAAGCACAATCACATAAATTTTCAAATGGTTCCTTATTTGAAAATAAAGGACAGAGGTCTACAAAATCTTTCTTGTCAGAATATACATGACTGAAGTTTGTTAACTGTTATCAGAACATGAAACAGAGTGCACATCATCTCTTGATATGAGAATCTATGATATCTGATAAGTGAGTGTAAtcacattaacaataattattttcaataGCTGATTGTGTTAATTTCTTTGTTCTACATGACCAATGCATTAGCTTTTTCCAACTTCGCCACAGTCCTGTACTGGAaattactataaaaaaaagaagaaaaggctttATGTAATTAGAAATATTTAATCTCTCAGAATTTGATTATTGGTTAGATGTCACTGTttgggaaaaaaatcaataatatgcAAGGATGAATTTGATGTCTTGACAGTAGAACTTTTATTATTCAAGTTGAAGTGAGCAAAGAagattatatactgtatatgaaaaTGGCCCATTTGGAAATTACTGAATTGAAAAAAGTATCCTTTTTCAGTAAAAATACAACTAGTTA
Coding sequences:
- the LOC113815717 gene encoding haloacid dehalogenase-like hydrolase domain-containing protein 2 isoform X1, whose protein sequence is MNKFLTMSKRIGAVLIDLSGTIHVDDAVIPGSIEALKKLRATNVKIKFVTNTTKESKRKLHERLSRIGFDIHKDEIFTSLTAARQLIDKRNLRPYMLIADAAKEEFCDLPSENLNAVLVGLAPEKFNYEHLTTAFRYILEGAQLIAIHKARYYKRSDGLALGPGAFVAGLEYSTGCKAEAVGKPEATFFKSALEDLGCEPAEAVMIGDDARDDVGGAMQTGLHGILVKTGKYRAGDEDLVDPKPTFVAEDFAQAVNYITETFIVNQ
- the LOC113815717 gene encoding haloacid dehalogenase-like hydrolase domain-containing protein 2 isoform X3 gives rise to the protein MNKFLTMSKRIGAVLIDLSGTIHVDDAVIPGSIEALKKLRATNVKIKFVTNTTKESKRKLHERLSRIGFDIHKDEIFTSLTAARQLIDKRNLRPYMLIADAAKEEFCDLPSENLNAVLVGLAPEKFNYEHLTTAFRYILEGAQLIAIHKARYYKRSDGLALGPGAFVAGLEYSTVKIQLVRTSTHNRKYRRMQGRGRGKARGNIFQECSRGLRLRAGGSCDDWR
- the LOC113815717 gene encoding haloacid dehalogenase-like hydrolase domain-containing protein 2 isoform X2, producing the protein MLRATNVKIKFVTNTTKESKRKLHERLSRIGFDIHKDEIFTSLTAARQLIDKRNLRPYMLIADAAKEEFCDLPSENLNAVLVGLAPEKFNYEHLTTAFRYILEGAQLIAIHKARYYKRSDGLALGPGAFVAGLEYSTGCKAEAVGKPEATFFKSALEDLGCEPAEAVMIGDDARDDVGGAMQTGLHGILVKTGKYRAGDEDLVDPKPTFVAEDFAQAVNYITETFIVNQ